Proteins from a genomic interval of Papaver somniferum cultivar HN1 chromosome 4, ASM357369v1, whole genome shotgun sequence:
- the LOC113274127 gene encoding uncharacterized protein LOC113274127: MINSSTNTTYLLLSSQELTQLGEVAPSPAGFSFLFLLSCNEFILLMARPVFSYPQLAELGHLHFKVRGKWTKTDPMILAKYVTALLKKKIDTTYGRVKITLC; the protein is encoded by the exons ATGATTAATTCAA GTACCAACACTACCTACCTGCTTTTATCTTCGCAGGAACTCACCCAACTAGGGGAAGTAGCTCCATCACCAGcaggtttttcttttctttttctgctcTCGTGCAATGAGTTTATTTTGCTCATGGCGCGTCCTGTCTTCTCATATCCCCAGCTAGCCGAGCTAGGGCATCTTCATTTCAAGGTCAGGGGAAAATG GACAAAGACTGATCCCATGATTCTTGCAAAATATGTGACTGCATTGTTAAAGAAAAAGATAGATACTACCTATGGAAGAGTTAAAATAACTTTGTGCTGA